A genomic stretch from Bosea sp. F3-2 includes:
- the tssK gene encoding type VI secretion system baseplate subunit TssK yields the protein MSWYSKVVWSEGLFLRPHHFQQSDRYLENLLESRVRTITPYPWGFSVLEIDRDLAQQSRIGLRRAVGVMPDGTPFAMPDNSPLPAAIEVPENAAGQLVWLSLPLAAANTREVEDTLNGSASRYVPANEMLIDSTASLRTEEEIDVAHPRLTLELRKTSKAGYVGLALGRILEVRDRAVLFDEKFAPPVLICSAYPVIEGWLDRVIGWIDNKLEELARYAADPTAGGGLQSADYFVLQLLNRNIPVLKHMRRSRFIHPERLFTTFLALAGELATFTTAERRARDYPAYDHDDLENCFAPVVRDIQDFLSANLGRRAIRLEIVERAQNAFMSTIRDRSLVRNATLVLEVAARRPLTEIQAQFPQLFKVGPNTKMNEIVHAHLPGINLVHLPTPPPQIRALTDHVYFYLDRTSPLWPEFSTASSIGMHFSGDWPDLELELWAVLEGRR from the coding sequence ATGTCGTGGTACAGCAAGGTCGTCTGGTCAGAAGGACTTTTCCTCAGGCCGCATCACTTCCAGCAGAGCGATCGCTACCTCGAGAATTTGCTGGAAAGCCGCGTCAGGACCATCACGCCCTATCCATGGGGCTTCTCGGTGCTGGAGATCGACCGCGATCTCGCCCAGCAGAGCCGCATCGGCCTGCGCCGCGCCGTCGGCGTCATGCCGGACGGCACGCCCTTCGCCATGCCGGACAACAGCCCGCTGCCAGCCGCGATCGAGGTGCCTGAGAACGCCGCCGGCCAACTCGTCTGGCTGTCTCTGCCGCTGGCGGCCGCCAATACGCGCGAGGTCGAGGACACGCTGAACGGCTCGGCCAGCCGCTATGTCCCTGCGAATGAAATGCTGATCGATTCGACCGCCTCGCTGCGCACCGAGGAGGAGATCGACGTCGCCCATCCGCGCCTGACGCTGGAGCTGCGCAAGACGAGCAAGGCCGGCTATGTCGGCCTCGCGCTCGGGCGCATTCTGGAAGTGCGCGACCGCGCCGTGCTCTTCGACGAGAAATTCGCCCCGCCGGTGCTGATCTGCTCGGCCTATCCGGTGATCGAGGGCTGGCTCGACCGCGTCATCGGCTGGATCGACAACAAGCTGGAGGAGCTCGCCCGCTACGCCGCCGACCCCACCGCCGGCGGTGGCCTGCAGAGCGCTGACTACTTCGTGCTCCAGCTTCTCAATCGCAATATCCCGGTGCTCAAGCACATGCGCCGCTCGCGCTTCATCCATCCCGAGCGGCTGTTCACCACCTTCCTCGCGCTCGCCGGCGAGCTCGCCACCTTCACCACGGCCGAGCGCCGTGCCCGCGACTATCCCGCCTATGACCACGACGATCTGGAGAACTGCTTCGCCCCGGTGGTCCGCGACATCCAGGATTTCCTCTCGGCCAATCTCGGCCGCCGCGCCATCCGGCTGGAAATCGTCGAGCGTGCGCAGAACGCCTTCATGTCGACGATCCGCGACCGCAGCCTAGTGCGCAACGCCACGCTGGTGCTGGAAGTGGCGGCGCGCCGGCCGCTGACCGAGATCCAGGCGCAGTTCCCGCAGCTCTTCAAGGTCGGCCCCAACACCAAGATGAACGAGATCGTCCATGCCCATCTGCCGGGCATCAATCTCGTCCATCTGCCGACGCCACCGCCGCAGATCCGCGCGCTCACGGATCATGTATACTTCTACCTCGACCGCACCTCGCCGCTCTGGCCCGAGTTCAGCACGGCGAGCTCGATCGGCATGCATTTTTCCGGTGACTGGCCCGATCTCGAGCTCGAGCTCTGGGCCGTTCTGGAGGGCCGGCGATGA
- a CDS encoding serine/threonine-protein kinase → MSDDSERTVFAPRANARIGTRLNGIYEIESLIAVGGMGEVYRGRAIQTGDAVAIKMIRPDMARDEAVIALFRREAAALHNLYNEAIVRYYVFAIDPVTETPYLAMEFVDGQPLSERIKERPLSIEEADILRQRVAPGLHAAHRLGIIHRDISPDNIILPGGDPSRAKIIDFGIARSSILGEGTVIGSGFAGKYNYVSPEQLGLYGGEVTGRSDMYSFALVLAEAVTGRAIDMGGSQVQILDKRRRLPDLSGVDATLRPLLARMLAPDPKDRPADMAEVAAWQSPAAGKKPAASSGTTGTKRSPMVLVAGIAVLALLVGGGFYAWKTLQPDQAAQTARLQKAAPPSLSEQPPSGAGGSVASNSPPPLTEAPAVAPPPSTTAPNTAAQAPGSPAIVPPATSPTSAPRPQSPGNSQIATNVEPAQPSRPPATEPTAKPPLPEVKPAEKPQATVVQPPPSTPPVTPPAAQTQPAAAQEPEPRTPAERVERYVRDYDGGPCFFLWPQEISDRKATLEGFGSASTPFVAFDNAFKAAQGFEAQINLRPVTSAQCPMVDFLRQPGIGIDRSPRLQIGAFNMKSGEILNGSVEAGGGQNLDVVLIGDDGLVYNLESFMKREGGKVTFNLKLESTGGAARPQTVLALVSQEPLPALAGPNPAPANEFFANLKLDLARQTGKLGLAIKYFRIE, encoded by the coding sequence ATGAGCGACGACTCCGAGCGCACCGTCTTCGCGCCCCGCGCCAATGCCCGCATCGGCACGCGGCTCAACGGCATCTACGAGATCGAGAGCCTGATCGCGGTCGGCGGCATGGGCGAGGTCTACCGGGGCCGCGCCATCCAGACCGGCGACGCGGTCGCGATCAAGATGATCCGTCCCGACATGGCGCGCGACGAGGCGGTGATCGCCCTGTTCCGGCGCGAGGCCGCGGCCCTGCACAACCTCTATAACGAAGCCATCGTCCGCTATTACGTCTTCGCCATCGATCCGGTGACGGAGACGCCCTATCTGGCGATGGAGTTCGTCGACGGCCAGCCGCTTTCCGAGCGCATCAAGGAGCGGCCGCTGTCAATCGAAGAAGCCGATATCCTGCGCCAGCGCGTGGCGCCCGGCCTTCACGCGGCCCATCGGCTCGGCATCATCCACCGCGACATCTCGCCGGACAACATCATCCTGCCCGGCGGCGATCCCTCCCGCGCCAAGATCATCGATTTCGGCATCGCCCGTTCCAGCATCCTCGGCGAAGGCACGGTGATCGGCTCGGGCTTTGCCGGCAAATACAACTACGTCTCGCCCGAGCAGCTCGGGCTCTATGGCGGCGAGGTCACCGGCCGCTCGGACATGTATTCCTTCGCCCTGGTTCTGGCGGAAGCCGTGACCGGCCGCGCCATCGACATGGGCGGTTCGCAGGTCCAGATTCTCGACAAGCGCCGGCGCCTGCCTGATCTCTCCGGCGTCGATGCCACCTTACGCCCCCTGCTCGCCCGCATGCTGGCGCCCGATCCGAAGGACCGCCCGGCCGACATGGCCGAGGTCGCGGCCTGGCAATCGCCTGCGGCGGGGAAGAAGCCCGCAGCCTCGTCCGGCACGACCGGGACGAAGCGCTCGCCGATGGTGCTCGTCGCCGGGATTGCGGTGCTGGCATTGCTGGTCGGTGGCGGCTTCTACGCCTGGAAGACCCTGCAGCCCGATCAGGCAGCTCAGACGGCGCGGCTGCAAAAGGCCGCTCCGCCTTCCCTGTCCGAGCAGCCGCCTTCGGGCGCGGGCGGCAGCGTCGCCAGCAATAGCCCGCCGCCTTTGACCGAAGCTCCCGCGGTGGCGCCGCCGCCATCCACAACCGCCCCGAACACCGCGGCCCAGGCTCCCGGATCGCCAGCCATTGTGCCGCCTGCGACGTCGCCAACTTCGGCACCTCGGCCCCAGAGCCCCGGAAATTCGCAGATCGCGACCAATGTCGAGCCGGCGCAGCCTTCGCGCCCGCCCGCCACTGAACCCACCGCCAAGCCGCCGCTGCCGGAGGTGAAGCCCGCCGAGAAGCCCCAAGCCACGGTCGTACAGCCGCCGCCTTCCACGCCACCCGTTACGCCGCCTGCAGCCCAAACGCAGCCGGCCGCGGCGCAGGAGCCGGAGCCACGCACGCCCGCCGAACGCGTCGAGCGCTATGTCCGCGACTATGACGGCGGCCCCTGCTTTTTCCTCTGGCCGCAGGAGATCAGCGACCGCAAGGCGACGCTGGAAGGCTTCGGCAGCGCCTCGACACCCTTCGTCGCCTTCGATAACGCCTTCAAGGCCGCACAGGGCTTCGAGGCCCAGATCAACCTGCGCCCGGTCACCAGCGCGCAATGCCCGATGGTCGATTTCCTGCGCCAGCCCGGCATCGGCATCGATCGCAGCCCGCGCCTCCAGATCGGCGCGTTCAACATGAAGAGCGGCGAGATCCTCAACGGCTCGGTCGAAGCGGGCGGCGGCCAGAACCTCGATGTCGTTCTGATCGGCGACGACGGGCTGGTCTATAATCTGGAAAGCTTCATGAAGCGCGAAGGCGGCAAGGTCACCTTCAATCTCAAGCTCGAATCGACCGGAGGCGCGGCGCGCCCGCAGACCGTGCTCGCGCTCGTCAGCCAGGAGCCTTTGCCGGCGCTCGCCGGCCCCAATCCTGCGCCGGCCAACGAGTTCTTCGCCAACCTCAAGCTCGATCTCGCCCGCCAGACCGGCAAGCTCGGCCTCGCCATCAAGTACTTCCGGATCGAATAG
- the tssL gene encoding type VI secretion system protein TssL, long form has translation MSDPDSPSDPFGRSERTIIRPNPGGRRAPLPPAPAAPAPAAPPAAQPYQPPQVPSPGVPGTGDEWMSQPAPIPQRPQAPPPAGGQPLPRREQLLTPNANPLLRAAGPLLLLLGRMRANLSNAPFAQLLGQVGDSIEAFEHEVRAAGVPAETAQTAKYVLAATADDIVQNIPGDDRHVWTQYSMLSRFFGERTGGVRFFEMLDKAKADPSVNYDLLELMHACLALGFQGIHRTSAGGVNNLQMIQRNLFETLRRVKQPDPELSPRWRGQAIAATVAGFKIPVWSVAAIAAVALLGVYFVFRALLSGNAEAASTALLSVHPKGEIGIMRKVFSAPPPPPPPPPQPPKVCAAVQPPIVCLVTPNVVIVRLTGITLFEPGQAAVRAEFQPLIERIAAVLEQEGGAVKVVGHTDNVPIRTARFPSNVELSQARAKAVGDMLKTKLSKPGRIGFEGKGADTPIAPNTTPAGRAQNRRVEILIQRQG, from the coding sequence ATGAGCGATCCGGATTCGCCTTCCGACCCGTTCGGTCGGTCTGAGCGGACCATTATCCGGCCAAACCCCGGCGGGCGTCGCGCGCCCCTGCCGCCCGCGCCAGCAGCGCCCGCTCCGGCAGCACCACCGGCGGCCCAGCCCTATCAGCCGCCGCAGGTGCCCTCACCCGGCGTGCCCGGCACCGGCGACGAGTGGATGTCGCAGCCAGCGCCGATCCCGCAGCGCCCGCAGGCGCCGCCTCCGGCCGGCGGCCAGCCGCTGCCGCGCCGCGAGCAGTTGCTGACGCCCAACGCCAACCCGCTGCTGCGCGCCGCAGGCCCCCTGCTGCTGCTGCTCGGGCGGATGCGCGCCAACCTCTCCAACGCGCCCTTCGCCCAGCTTCTCGGCCAGGTCGGCGACTCGATCGAGGCCTTCGAGCATGAGGTGCGCGCCGCCGGCGTCCCGGCCGAAACGGCGCAGACCGCGAAATATGTGCTGGCCGCCACCGCCGACGACATCGTCCAGAACATCCCCGGCGACGACCGCCATGTCTGGACGCAGTACAGCATGCTCTCGCGCTTCTTCGGCGAGCGCACCGGCGGCGTGCGCTTCTTCGAGATGCTCGACAAGGCCAAGGCCGATCCATCAGTCAATTACGACCTGCTGGAATTGATGCACGCCTGCCTGGCGCTGGGTTTCCAAGGCATCCATCGCACCTCCGCCGGTGGCGTCAACAACCTGCAGATGATCCAGCGCAACCTCTTCGAGACGCTGCGCCGGGTGAAGCAGCCCGATCCTGAACTCTCGCCACGTTGGCGCGGCCAGGCGATCGCGGCGACTGTGGCAGGCTTCAAGATTCCGGTCTGGTCGGTGGCGGCGATCGCGGCTGTCGCCCTGCTCGGTGTCTATTTCGTCTTCCGCGCATTGCTTTCCGGCAATGCCGAAGCGGCCTCGACCGCCCTGCTCTCGGTCCATCCCAAGGGCGAGATCGGCATCATGCGCAAGGTCTTCTCGGCCCCGCCACCTCCCCCGCCTCCGCCGCCGCAGCCACCAAAGGTTTGCGCCGCGGTGCAGCCACCCATCGTCTGCCTGGTGACACCAAACGTCGTCATCGTCCGCCTCACCGGCATCACCTTGTTCGAGCCCGGCCAGGCCGCGGTGCGCGCCGAATTCCAGCCGCTGATCGAGCGCATCGCCGCCGTGCTGGAGCAGGAGGGCGGCGCGGTCAAGGTCGTCGGCCACACCGACAACGTGCCGATCCGCACGGCCCGCTTCCCCTCCAATGTCGAGCTCTCGCAGGCGCGTGCCAAGGCCGTCGGCGACATGCTGAAGACCAAGCTCAGCAAGCCCGGCCGGATCGGTTTCGAGGGCAAGGGCGCCGACACGCCGATCGCGCCGAACACCACCCCCGCCGGCCGCGCCCAGAATCGGCGCGTCGAAATCCTGATCCAGCGTCAGGGCTAG
- a CDS encoding PP2C family serine/threonine-protein phosphatase: MNDIPREASDFETGCISHTGKVRKANEDNFILRPEIGLWAVADGMGGHENGALASATVVGALEAVGTASSAPDLLAMLEDSVLKANETLRAEIRRRGATMGATLVALLIHQRHFACLWSGDSRIYLVRSGHIAQVSRDHTEVQDMVDRGLLTPEEAKRSPRRHVITHAIGVHERPELDLENGEIADGDAFILCSDGLTEHVADSEILQAVEAGGAQAACDALLARTLERGAHDNVTIVVVRYRQNATEKTRWMPNRRAQGASSPGSTTP, from the coding sequence ATGAACGATATCCCGCGCGAGGCCTCCGATTTCGAGACTGGCTGCATCAGCCATACCGGCAAGGTGCGCAAGGCGAACGAGGACAATTTCATTCTGCGCCCGGAAATCGGCCTCTGGGCGGTAGCGGACGGCATGGGCGGGCATGAGAACGGCGCGCTCGCCAGCGCGACCGTGGTCGGAGCGCTGGAAGCGGTCGGCACGGCGAGTTCGGCCCCCGATCTGCTCGCCATGCTGGAAGACAGCGTGCTCAAGGCCAACGAGACGCTGCGCGCGGAGATCCGCCGGCGCGGCGCCACCATGGGCGCGACCCTCGTCGCCCTGCTGATCCACCAGCGCCATTTCGCCTGCCTCTGGTCGGGCGACAGCCGCATTTACCTTGTCCGCAGCGGACATATCGCGCAGGTCTCGCGGGACCACACCGAAGTGCAGGACATGGTCGATCGTGGCCTGCTGACGCCCGAGGAGGCGAAGCGCTCGCCGCGGCGGCACGTCATCACCCATGCGATCGGCGTCCATGAGCGGCCGGAGCTCGATCTGGAGAACGGTGAGATCGCCGATGGCGACGCCTTCATCCTTTGCTCGGACGGATTGACCGAGCATGTCGCCGACAGCGAGATCCTGCAGGCCGTCGAAGCCGGCGGGGCGCAGGCTGCCTGCGACGCTCTGCTCGCGCGGACGCTCGAACGCGGCGCACACGACAATGTCACGATCGTCGTCGTGCGGTATCGGCAGAACGCGACTGAGAAGACGCGCTGGATGCCGAACCGGCGCGCGCAGGGCGCCAGTTCGCCAGGGAGCACCACGCCATGA
- the tssM gene encoding type VI secretion system membrane subunit TssM, producing MNLATWLRIVAILIGAFALAALIWFGGPFLALGEVRPFESFWVRLPIAVLLLVGALGWIAFIVIRRRKATAALTEALEKEEPTGDGAALSIAMKDALATLKSARGKGGDYLYDLPWYVIIGPPGAGKTTALVNSGLKFPLARGATPAAVAGSGGTRYCDWWFAEDAVLIDTAGRYTTQDTDTKAEKASWLSFLDLLKTNRPRQPINGVLVAISVEDLLTSSPEEIAAHADAIRARLLELHERLKVDFPVYAVFTKADLIAGFNEFFGSLTEPQRRMVWGHTFQTADKTRNMIGDVPPEYDALIERLNERLPDRLQDEHNPTARAQIFGFPSQMATLKRAIVDFLTRVFEPTRYHANATLRGFYFTSGTQEGTPIDQLIGALSRNFGSDHAGAAAFSGKGKSYFLTELIQKVVIGESGWVSTDLGAARRSTALRIAGFAAVALVSLAALGLWWTSFSRNSDLITATNYGLADYRSAAAPVLQETTVSDRNFSRILPLLHKLRNMPAGYANQDESTPTLATFGLSQRERLQNATEITYQQALERMLRPRIIFRLEEQLEQNANNPGFVYEALKVYMMIGGQAKLDRDLVTSWMRLDWAENLFPGPANAKGREALEEHLTAMLDLDEGDTEPMVKLNQSLIEQSQRTLRRLSIAERAYELLRTQARSESLKDWVASQRGGSDVRLVFEGVGGEDLDQIRVPYFYTYDGFQNAFIGRLGDIGDRIEKERWVLGENVDQQAITAQYATLFQDLMKLYSRDYVATWQKTLKRLKLRPLNADKPRYVALSAISAATSPFKQVLESLRDETQLTKERPNAKKAVAQAAATAAAQTLDQRASQALGRLGTNLPMASAGVDRVLAGNDPALGADIEGQFKPFHVLVDGDLGRRPVDQLLQTFAEINQNLATAATNPAQSAAANAALVPLIATLRANSSRYPAPFDGMIIQAVNDFEGDATGATVALLRQALAEQVTGICNEIVTNRYPFTKASARDVPLADFARLFAPGQIMDKFYKERLEPFVDTSKPQWSWRVDSRVARALSPTTLREFQRASEIKEAFFPTGGNLPSFQMVVTPTALSADASSAKLEINGFTVTSQQGVNTPAPVMWPGGGVGKTAVTLTLGGGSNNSGGMFGGGFFSSGSQAPQGEAKLFEKDGTWSFFRLLDAGSVLKQGDNVGFTLNAGGRQVGYSFGVGSLKNPLILPALREIRCPSGI from the coding sequence ATGAACCTCGCCACCTGGCTCCGTATCGTCGCCATCCTGATCGGCGCATTCGCGCTGGCGGCGCTGATCTGGTTCGGCGGCCCCTTCCTCGCCCTCGGCGAGGTCCGCCCCTTCGAATCCTTCTGGGTCCGGCTCCCGATCGCAGTGCTGCTGCTCGTCGGCGCGCTCGGCTGGATCGCCTTCATCGTCATCCGCCGCCGCAAAGCCACCGCCGCACTGACCGAGGCCCTGGAAAAGGAGGAGCCGACCGGCGACGGCGCCGCCCTCTCCATCGCCATGAAGGACGCGCTCGCGACGCTGAAGAGCGCGCGCGGCAAGGGCGGCGACTATCTCTACGACCTGCCCTGGTACGTCATCATCGGCCCGCCCGGCGCCGGCAAGACCACGGCGCTGGTCAATTCCGGCCTGAAGTTCCCGCTGGCGCGCGGCGCGACGCCGGCAGCCGTCGCGGGGTCCGGCGGCACGCGCTATTGCGACTGGTGGTTCGCCGAGGATGCGGTGCTGATCGACACCGCCGGCCGCTACACCACGCAGGACACCGACACCAAGGCCGAGAAGGCGAGCTGGCTCTCCTTCCTCGACCTGCTCAAGACCAATCGCCCGCGCCAGCCGATCAACGGCGTCCTCGTCGCGATCAGCGTCGAAGACCTGCTGACCTCCTCGCCCGAAGAGATCGCCGCCCATGCCGATGCGATCCGCGCCCGCCTGCTCGAACTGCACGAGCGGCTGAAGGTCGATTTCCCGGTCTATGCTGTCTTCACCAAGGCCGACCTGATCGCCGGCTTCAACGAGTTCTTCGGCTCGCTGACCGAGCCGCAGCGGCGCATGGTCTGGGGTCACACCTTCCAGACCGCCGACAAGACCCGCAACATGATCGGCGACGTGCCACCGGAATACGACGCGCTGATCGAGCGGCTGAACGAGCGCCTGCCCGACCGGCTCCAGGATGAGCACAACCCGACCGCACGCGCCCAGATCTTCGGCTTCCCAAGCCAGATGGCGACGCTGAAGCGCGCGATCGTCGACTTCCTGACCCGCGTCTTCGAGCCGACGCGCTATCACGCCAATGCGACGCTGCGCGGCTTCTATTTCACCTCGGGCACGCAGGAAGGCACGCCGATCGACCAGCTCATCGGCGCGCTCTCGCGCAATTTCGGCTCGGACCATGCCGGGGCCGCCGCCTTCTCCGGCAAGGGCAAGAGCTATTTCCTCACCGAGCTGATCCAGAAGGTGGTGATCGGCGAATCCGGCTGGGTCTCGACCGATCTCGGCGCCGCCCGCCGCTCGACCGCGCTGCGCATCGCCGGCTTTGCTGCGGTTGCGCTCGTTTCGCTCGCAGCACTCGGGCTCTGGTGGACGAGCTTCTCGCGTAACAGCGACCTCATCACCGCGACCAATTACGGCCTCGCGGACTATCGCAGCGCCGCCGCGCCCGTGCTGCAGGAGACGACCGTCTCCGACCGCAATTTCAGCCGCATCCTGCCGCTGCTGCACAAGCTCAGGAACATGCCGGCGGGCTATGCGAACCAGGACGAGTCGACACCGACGCTCGCCACCTTTGGTCTCAGCCAGCGCGAGCGCCTGCAGAACGCGACCGAGATCACCTACCAGCAGGCGCTGGAGCGGATGCTGCGCCCCCGCATCATCTTCCGGCTGGAAGAGCAGCTCGAGCAGAACGCCAACAATCCCGGCTTCGTCTACGAGGCGCTCAAGGTCTACATGATGATCGGCGGTCAGGCGAAGCTCGACCGCGACCTCGTCACCTCCTGGATGCGGCTAGACTGGGCCGAGAACCTCTTCCCCGGCCCTGCCAACGCCAAGGGCCGCGAGGCGCTGGAGGAACACCTCACTGCCATGCTCGACCTCGACGAGGGCGACACCGAGCCGATGGTCAAGCTCAACCAGTCGCTGATCGAGCAGAGCCAACGCACCTTGCGCCGCCTCAGCATCGCCGAGCGCGCCTATGAATTGCTGAGGACGCAGGCCCGCAGCGAGAGCCTGAAGGACTGGGTCGCCTCGCAGCGCGGCGGCTCCGATGTGCGGCTGGTTTTCGAAGGCGTCGGCGGCGAGGACCTCGACCAGATCCGCGTGCCCTATTTCTACACCTATGACGGCTTCCAGAACGCCTTCATCGGCAGGCTCGGCGACATCGGCGACCGGATTGAGAAGGAGCGCTGGGTGCTGGGCGAGAATGTCGACCAGCAGGCGATCACCGCCCAATACGCCACGCTGTTCCAGGACCTGATGAAGCTCTACAGCCGCGACTATGTCGCGACCTGGCAGAAGACGCTGAAGCGACTGAAGCTTCGGCCCCTCAACGCCGACAAGCCGCGCTATGTCGCGCTCAGCGCCATCTCGGCAGCGACCTCGCCCTTCAAGCAGGTGCTCGAATCCCTGCGCGACGAAACGCAACTCACCAAGGAGCGCCCGAACGCGAAGAAGGCCGTGGCGCAAGCCGCCGCCACTGCCGCGGCACAGACGCTCGACCAGCGCGCCAGCCAGGCGCTCGGCCGCCTCGGCACCAACCTCCCGATGGCCTCTGCCGGCGTCGATCGCGTGCTCGCCGGCAACGATCCGGCGCTGGGCGCCGATATCGAGGGCCAGTTCAAGCCCTTCCACGTCCTCGTCGACGGCGATCTCGGCCGCAGGCCCGTCGACCAGCTCCTCCAGACCTTCGCCGAGATCAACCAGAACCTCGCCACCGCCGCGACCAACCCGGCGCAATCGGCCGCTGCGAACGCCGCGCTCGTGCCGCTGATCGCGACCTTGCGCGCCAATTCCTCGCGCTATCCCGCCCCCTTCGACGGCATGATCATCCAGGCCGTCAACGACTTCGAAGGCGATGCGACCGGCGCCACCGTCGCCCTGCTGCGGCAGGCCTTGGCCGAGCAGGTCACCGGCATCTGCAACGAGATCGTCACCAACCGCTATCCCTTCACCAAGGCGAGCGCCCGCGATGTGCCACTCGCCGATTTCGCTCGGCTCTTCGCGCCCGGCCAGATCATGGACAAGTTCTACAAGGAGCGGCTGGAGCCCTTCGTCGACACCTCGAAACCGCAATGGAGCTGGCGCGTCGACAGCCGCGTCGCCCGCGCCCTTTCGCCGACGACACTGCGCGAGTTCCAGCGCGCCAGCGAGATCAAGGAGGCCTTCTTCCCGACCGGCGGCAACCTGCCCTCCTTCCAGATGGTGGTGACGCCGACCGCGCTCTCGGCCGATGCCTCCAGCGCCAAGCTGGAGATCAACGGCTTCACCGTGACGAGCCAGCAGGGCGTCAACACGCCGGCCCCGGTGATGTGGCCGGGCGGCGGCGTCGGCAAGACGGCGGTGACGCTGACGCTCGGCGGCGGCAGCAACAATTCCGGCGGCATGTTCGGCGGCGGCTTCTTCTCCTCGGGCTCGCAAGCGCCACAAGGCGAGGCCAAGCTGTTCGAGAAGGACGGCACCTGGTCCTTCTTCCGCCTGCTCGATGCCGGCTCGGTGCTCAAGCAGGGCGACAATGTCGGCTTCACGCTCAATGCCGGCGGCCGGCAGGTCGGCTATTCCTTCGGCGTCGGCTCGCTCAAGAACCCGCTGATCCTGCCGGCGCTGCGGGAAATCCGCTGCCCATCAGGAATATGA
- a CDS encoding PAAR domain-containing protein produces MPKGPAARTTDPVIHPLPPILQPGPGSPNVLIGSLPAWRGVPAAAAAAIQSAKAASDATVQAAEAATLAAAGTPGAPAALAAEIATKNAASASMGAMITGASGGADIHNCLTPVPPPVPHGLGVVIDGSQTVLINNLPACRMGDTILEALGPPNKIVMGLPTVVIGG; encoded by the coding sequence ATGCCGAAAGGGCCTGCGGCTCGCACCACCGACCCCGTGATTCACCCGCTCCCGCCGATCCTGCAGCCGGGGCCGGGCAGTCCGAACGTGCTGATCGGCAGTCTGCCGGCCTGGCGCGGCGTCCCTGCCGCGGCGGCCGCTGCGATCCAGTCGGCCAAGGCTGCATCGGATGCGACCGTCCAGGCGGCCGAAGCTGCGACGCTCGCCGCCGCCGGCACGCCCGGCGCGCCTGCTGCCCTGGCGGCCGAGATCGCGACGAAGAACGCCGCCTCCGCCAGCATGGGCGCGATGATCACCGGAGCCTCCGGCGGCGCCGACATTCATAACTGCCTGACACCCGTGCCGCCTCCCGTGCCGCATGGCCTCGGCGTCGTCATCGACGGTTCGCAGACGGTGCTGATCAATAATCTGCCGGCCTGCCGGATGGGCGATACGATCCTCGAGGCGCTGGGTCCGCCGAACAAGATCGTCATGGGCCTGCCGACGGTGGTGATCGGCGGCTGA
- the tagF gene encoding type VI secretion system-associated protein TagF translates to MPCGLFGKLPAKRDFIALNAPSGFLATYEKWLQGGLTASRLELGSRWQEAYLNAPIWRFWLGGAHGGQTVAGAFMPSVDGVGRYFPLTVFAAVGPGAAIPPPELDPQDRWFETIEDFLLQALDPGASYEAVAQRLTALPVPSDHHLAAPPQDMVRLSDGTIVSAAITSGFPERLAVLRVEDHARAYAHACYLWTVGGPNFEPLALTGQALPDPYLFSGLLTGRFDAHLQAERIGS, encoded by the coding sequence GTGCCCTGCGGCCTCTTCGGCAAGCTCCCCGCCAAGCGTGACTTCATCGCGCTCAACGCCCCCTCCGGCTTTCTCGCGACATACGAGAAGTGGCTGCAGGGCGGGCTGACCGCGAGCCGGCTCGAACTCGGAAGTCGTTGGCAGGAGGCCTATCTCAACGCGCCAATCTGGCGCTTCTGGCTGGGCGGCGCCCATGGCGGGCAGACGGTCGCAGGCGCCTTCATGCCGTCGGTCGATGGCGTCGGCCGCTATTTCCCGCTCACCGTCTTCGCAGCCGTCGGCCCCGGCGCTGCCATTCCACCGCCAGAGCTCGATCCTCAGGACAGATGGTTCGAGACGATCGAGGATTTCCTCTTGCAGGCGCTCGATCCGGGAGCGAGTTATGAAGCGGTGGCGCAGCGCCTCACCGCTCTGCCCGTCCCCAGCGACCATCACCTCGCGGCCCCGCCGCAAGACATGGTGCGCCTCTCGGACGGCACCATCGTCAGCGCCGCGATCACCTCCGGCTTTCCGGAACGGCTGGCGGTGCTGCGTGTCGAGGATCACGCCAGGGCCTATGCCCATGCCTGCTATCTCTGGACCGTGGGCGGGCCGAATTTCGAGCCGTTGGCGCTCACCGGCCAGGCCCTGCCGGACCCGTATCTCTTTTCAGGCTTGCTGACCGGCCGCTTCGATGCCCATCTCCAAGCCGAGCGCATCGGCTCATGA
- a CDS encoding RidA family protein, translating to MTIERIGLTARWCDAAIFNGIVFLAGHVPEQTEGRSLTEQTQEVLALLEDTLAQAGSSKERILSVQIFLTDISKIGEMNAVWDKWVAPGHAPARATVEAKLASPGYGIEITAVAAKR from the coding sequence ATGACCATCGAACGCATCGGGCTGACCGCACGCTGGTGCGACGCCGCCATCTTCAACGGCATCGTCTTCCTCGCCGGCCATGTGCCGGAGCAGACCGAAGGGCGTTCCCTGACCGAGCAGACGCAGGAGGTTCTGGCGCTGCTGGAAGACACGCTGGCGCAGGCTGGCAGCAGCAAGGAACGCATCCTCAGCGTCCAGATCTTCCTCACGGATATCAGCAAGATCGGCGAGATGAACGCGGTCTGGGACAAGTGGGTGGCGCCCGGCCATGCCCCGGCGCGCGCGACCGTCGAGGCGAAGCTGGCCTCGCCCGGCTACGGCATCGAGATCACTGCGGTTGCGGCGAAGCGATAG